The segment GTTGCCGGGAGCGATCGAAGGCATGGTCGATTACATTCGCCCGGTCGTTCGCCAGGTTCAAGGAAAGCCGGGTGACAAGCTGGTGAACGTCACCAAGGCGAACGCGATTTACAACGCCCAGAAGCTGGCGAAGCTGGGACCGATCTTGCCGGAACGCGTGAAGAACGGCTCGGTGAAAATGGTCGGCGCCTATTACGAATTGTCGACCGGTCAGGTCGAGTTCCTCGACGCGTAAATCGAGCTCATGTGGGGTCAACGAGTCCCCAAGAAACAACCGTGGCGCCAGGGGACAAAGCTGGCGCCTGTTGAAGCTCTAGATGTCGCTTTACGGTTTGCCGTCGTCGCCCCTTAGCGGGCGGCGGCGCATGAACCGAATTCGAGAATACGACACTTCAGGCCTTTGCTAGCAAGCTGCTGCAAAGCTTCTTCCGCGTCGTTGCGGGTGTTGTAGACGTCATGGCGATGCCAGAACATCTCTTTCGTATCGAAATACTGCACGCGAAAATGTCGAGGATCTCCGCCAGGGACGCTGACGGCGATTGTCGATTCTTGCCAATCGAGGCTCATAATAATCTCGCTCCGAAGTCCCCAAACTTACTCCGATGATATTTTCATCGAGTCCGGATGTAGTATCCGTTAAGTCAAAATGGGACAAGAGCGGTATTTCGTAGGTTCGCCCATTTACCAGCTGAGGCTTTGGGTTTACCAGCCGAGGACCATATTCGACTCGATCGCCTTGCGCGCCTTGTCGAGATCGGCCCCGGTTTCGTTCATGTACAAACGAATCGCGTGGACTTTGTCCCCTTCCGCTTTCGACAAGCAATCGCGCGCGACGAGACAAGGATCAACTCGCTGATCGGTCAGGCCGAGGGCCGCTTTAGAGATCACCCAGCTGTTGCGGGGACGTTTGGTGAGTCGAATTACGTCGTCGTTCGGATAGTTGTCATGCACGACGACCTTGGCCTGCGCTTCATCTTCGGCCCAGGTAATCAGAATGTGAGCGTTCGTCTCGATCTCGAACAGCGGCATGGCTGTCTCCTTTCCTCGAAAGAGCAAGTGGCCCAGACGGAACTACTGGAAAAAGATGGCGCGCCGCGAGAAGAAGGGCAAGCCGAGCACTCGCAAGCGTGCACCTGAACCGTAGAGCTGATCTTAAGCTCTGGCCGTCTTTGCAGCAACGGATTTCGGACCTGCGGCGACGTCGGAGCCCCAATTTCGCCGCAAAAAGAGAGAATGCGACCCTGGGAAGCGGCCGAAAGGGAGAGGTCCCATGGCCAGCGACCAGGGGGAATGTTACGGTTGATCAAGCGGCGGAATTGGCAAAGATTGTCGATCGACTCCTCGCGCGCCGCTTTCGCCGGCAGGATAAACACGTTGTGAAATCTCGACTTCCTCTCGTCCGCCTGTTGATCGTCAGCGCCATCGTCTTGGCGATCGTCTCGCAGTTTCTTCGCCCATCGCTGGTCGTCGGGTGGTATTGGGCTTCGGCGCTGGAAAAGCTGGAGGCCGGAGAGAATGATCAGGCGATCGAGCTCGGGCAGAAGGCGCTCGAATGGAGCGGCGATTCTCCGGAGATGCATCTCCGCATGGCGGAGCTTCTGTATCGCGCCGGACGCAACGAAGAAGCCCGCGAACTGCTAGAAAAATCAGACCAGGGCGCGTCCGAAGATTTATCTTATCTCGAAATGAAGAGCTTTCTCTTGTCGCGACTTGGCGATCATCAAGGATCGATCGCCGTGGCCGACAAGCTGATCGAGCAGGCGCAGGAAGGCAAGTTCCATCTTCATCGGGCGCTCAACATTCGCGCCTATTCGACGGCGCTTGCCTGGTCGGATGGCGCCGACTTGCCGAAAGAGTCGCTCGATCAAGCGCTGGAGGATATCGATCAAGCGATCAAGATCTACGGCGCCGAAGCTTCGTACCTCGACACGCGTGGATATGTGAAGCATTTCGCCGGCGACAATGAAGGAGGGCTGAATGATCTCAACATCGCAATTGAGATGTACGAAGCGTCGCTCGCCAAGGTCGAAGAGGAAGAAGAGGTTTGGGGAACGATGAAGGAAATGCGGATCAGGCAAATTCGGAGCGTGATCGGCGTCCTCTATCATCACCGGGGCGAAACGCTGCAGGCTCTTGGTCGTAATGACGAAGCCGAAAGCGATCTTAAGAAAGCCGACCAGATGGGATATAGCCGCCTGAAGGGACATTGGTAGTCCCTATCGGCGGCCTGGTTGTCGCCGCTTCGCTTAGGCTCGGCTCGGCGAACCGCTCGGTTCCGAGATCGGAGCGCCGGCGCCATGCAGTTGTTCGAGTTCGCGAACTTCCAACAGCAGCGACTCGGCTTCGTCAATCGACTCCGCTTCGGCGTCCGGATCAATATCCAGGCAGGGAAGAATGCGGGTGCCGTCGTGATAGAAGTTGCAATTGCGACCGTTCGCTTTCGCTCGGTAGAGCGCGGCGTCGGCGCGAGCCAACAGCGTACGGGCTTCGTCTTCGCTGCGAACTTGCGAAAGTCCGCCGCTGATCGTGACTCCCAGTTGCGCCTCGGCGCTGGTCCGCAGCCGCTCGGCGAAGATGCAGGCGCCGTAGATGTCGGTCGACGGCATCAAAACGACGAACTCTTCGCCGCCGTAGCGAGTGACGATATCGGTTTCGCGGACGCAGTTGTCGATCAGGTTCGAGACCTCCACCAGCACGCGGTCGCCATGGAGGTGACCATGCTGATCGTTGACCCGTTTGAAGTGGTCGACGTCGAAGATGCAGAGCGAGAAGGTGAAGTCGTAACGCCCCTTCATCGCAATCAGGTTTTCGAGCGAGTCGTCCAGCGCCCGGCGATTGCTCAAACCGGTCAGCGGATCGGTGCGCGATTCGGTAAAGGTCATCAGCAGGTTGGCCTGCTGGCGAATTTCGTCATAGGCGTTGGCGATCTGCGACGAGAGACGCATGGTGGGGCTCAGCATTTGCTCCGCTTCTTCGCAGAGGTTTTGCCAGGCTTGCGTGTCTTGCGAGTCGCCCAGTTCGTTAATGCGTTCTTTAAAGTGCAGAATGCT is part of the Blastopirellula sediminis genome and harbors:
- a CDS encoding DUF6793 family protein — translated: MPLFEIETNAHILITWAEDEAQAKVVVHDNYPNDDVIRLTKRPRNSWVISKAALGLTDQRVDPCLVARDCLSKAEGDKVHAIRLYMNETGADLDKARKAIESNMVLGW
- a CDS encoding tetratricopeptide repeat protein, whose protein sequence is MKSRLPLVRLLIVSAIVLAIVSQFLRPSLVVGWYWASALEKLEAGENDQAIELGQKALEWSGDSPEMHLRMAELLYRAGRNEEARELLEKSDQGASEDLSYLEMKSFLLSRLGDHQGSIAVADKLIEQAQEGKFHLHRALNIRAYSTALAWSDGADLPKESLDQALEDIDQAIKIYGAEASYLDTRGYVKHFAGDNEGGLNDLNIAIEMYEASLAKVEEEEEVWGTMKEMRIRQIRSVIGVLYHHRGETLQALGRNDEAESDLKKADQMGYSRLKGHW
- a CDS encoding GGDEF domain-containing protein, which encodes MENWMLGIPVPVALALVALIGYFLGKRNASAAVAEQSRARREVKRAQAVIRQLEDISRDIRRNLATHQSSILHFKERINELGDSQDTQAWQNLCEEAEQMLSPTMRLSSQIANAYDEIRQQANLLMTFTESRTDPLTGLSNRRALDDSLENLIAMKGRYDFTFSLCIFDVDHFKRVNDQHGHLHGDRVLVEVSNLIDNCVRETDIVTRYGGEEFVVLMPSTDIYGACIFAERLRTSAEAQLGVTISGGLSQVRSEDEARTLLARADAALYRAKANGRNCNFYHDGTRILPCLDIDPDAEAESIDEAESLLLEVRELEQLHGAGAPISEPSGSPSRA